The proteins below are encoded in one region of Ereboglobus luteus:
- a CDS encoding DUF6573 family protein, which translates to MIANDNGPFGGVIYSYTRKQAINDGVLVDLSNYEVVKQHWKLPIACTDTLWQTIEAAMRQDDSQDISGILHDISTMAKLQIRGADTSDVVLFDVKLGKETHKLKLHMGPGDTPDQVLTLMFSDED; encoded by the coding sequence ATGATCGCAAACGACAATGGTCCATTCGGTGGTGTCATCTATTCCTACACCCGCAAACAAGCCATCAACGACGGTGTGCTTGTTGACTTGAGCAACTACGAAGTCGTCAAACAACATTGGAAACTCCCGATCGCTTGCACCGACACGCTTTGGCAGACGATCGAAGCGGCCATGCGCCAGGATGATTCACAGGACATCAGCGGAATCCTCCATGACATCAGCACAATGGCGAAGCTTCAGATACGCGGAGCCGACACTTCAGACGTGGTGCTCTTCGACGTCAAACTCGGCAAGGAAACCCACAAGCTGAAACTCCACATGGGGCCGGGCGACACGCCCGATCAGGTTCTCACCTTGATGTTCTCTGATGAGGACTGA
- a CDS encoding peptidylprolyl isomerase codes for MITWIQKTFHEHFRFVFIALLVVSIIAFIFINNTSIGLGLFRAQVEKRPFFGINLAESRALERIQKDAIISVFFQFGSIPPKNEHLQQLAMKRHALVYTANQLRLPHPPGNEIKNRIKTLRYFKDAHGKYDDSRYLHFQVSPKIGTGMDMTFDDFLRVMSDDLRIEHLQTLISGPGYVMPREVRNIIRQNEATWTLISAGVDFKNALKPVDADESHIKGYFEANRQKYAIAPQVRVDYIEFPSSLFLSAVSVTEDEVRAYYDANPARFPKSMTIAGAPQSHDQGYELVRPNAEALLRQQRAQALAATSASELALALDRGGILPGTPEFDEFLKKNQVSAKPLPAFSRESPPAQFGRHAAAMAKEGFSLNAEARYSNPVTINQGAAILVWQESIPGRPAEFSEVAEKVKDDYINEEQQKQIQVVGKRIKQQVETDLKEGFPFQVAITRAAVGEGAGVTTKNHSPFSLRQRDARRQGGRNAPGIDRDIMNALWHLDQGQLSNMTIVGHAGKFVYAQNVKYPDLTEANPEYVRIGNDMAVRRANSAFDAYVQDLVDTELEKANKNSKH; via the coding sequence ATGATCACTTGGATACAAAAGACATTTCATGAGCATTTCCGTTTTGTGTTCATCGCGCTGCTTGTTGTTTCAATCATCGCCTTTATATTCATAAATAATACATCAATAGGATTGGGGCTTTTTCGAGCCCAAGTGGAAAAGAGGCCGTTTTTTGGAATTAATTTGGCTGAGAGCAGGGCGCTCGAACGCATCCAGAAGGATGCAATCATAAGCGTTTTTTTTCAATTTGGCAGCATCCCTCCCAAGAACGAGCATCTGCAGCAACTGGCGATGAAGCGCCACGCACTTGTTTATACCGCCAACCAACTGCGCCTGCCGCATCCACCGGGGAACGAAATAAAGAATCGCATCAAAACACTGCGCTACTTCAAGGACGCTCACGGAAAGTATGATGATTCCAGATACCTCCATTTTCAAGTGTCCCCCAAGATCGGCACTGGAATGGATATGACATTTGATGATTTTTTGCGAGTTATGAGCGACGACTTGCGCATCGAACATCTACAAACACTGATTTCTGGGCCGGGCTACGTCATGCCGCGGGAAGTGCGCAACATCATACGACAAAATGAGGCGACATGGACTTTGATTTCAGCCGGTGTCGATTTCAAAAACGCATTGAAACCAGTCGATGCCGATGAAAGCCACATCAAGGGCTACTTCGAGGCAAACCGCCAGAAATACGCCATCGCTCCGCAAGTAAGGGTGGATTACATTGAGTTTCCATCCTCCCTGTTTTTGAGCGCTGTGAGTGTGACCGAGGATGAGGTGCGCGCCTACTACGACGCCAACCCGGCGCGCTTTCCAAAGTCGATGACGATCGCAGGCGCGCCCCAATCCCACGATCAGGGTTACGAACTTGTGCGTCCCAACGCGGAGGCGCTGCTCCGCCAGCAACGCGCCCAAGCGCTTGCGGCCACAAGCGCAAGTGAACTTGCACTCGCACTGGACAGGGGAGGCATTCTTCCCGGCACGCCGGAATTCGACGAGTTTTTGAAAAAGAACCAAGTGTCGGCAAAGCCACTGCCCGCTTTTTCGAGGGAATCCCCGCCCGCGCAGTTTGGCCGTCACGCCGCCGCCATGGCCAAGGAAGGGTTTTCCCTCAACGCGGAAGCCCGGTATTCCAATCCGGTCACAATCAATCAGGGGGCGGCGATTTTAGTGTGGCAGGAATCCATCCCTGGGCGTCCCGCTGAATTCTCCGAAGTCGCTGAAAAGGTTAAGGATGATTACATCAACGAAGAGCAACAAAAACAAATCCAAGTGGTTGGAAAAAGAATAAAACAGCAGGTCGAAACAGACCTCAAGGAGGGATTCCCATTTCAAGTCGCCATCACCAGGGCCGCAGTGGGAGAGGGCGCTGGCGTCACGACAAAAAACCACTCCCCGTTTTCATTACGACAACGTGATGCAAGGCGGCAAGGCGGCCGAAATGCGCCCGGCATTGACCGGGATATCATGAATGCACTCTGGCATTTGGACCAAGGACAATTATCAAACATGACCATCGTTGGTCATGCAGGTAAATTCGTGTATGCTCAAAACGTAAAATACCCTGATCTTACCGAAGCCAACCCTGAATACGTCAGGATTGGAAACGACATGGCCGTCCGCCGCGCCAATTCCGCATTCGATGCCTATGTCCAGGACTTGGTCGATACCGAACTCGAAAAAGCTAACAAGAACTCGAAGCATTAA
- the mobF gene encoding MobF family relaxase: MLSPKPQLNLANALGYFREHLSTGDYYMDGHVVAGQWRGIAASMLGLKGVVTEEKFLAMCQGFHPDTGQRLTMRHNTTRRDSGHTVSNRRVFYDFTISPPKSVSVVALYQDARIVELHDHATRVMMDELEKFAETRVRKDGANGERVTGGVAAALFRHDTSRELDPHLHTHCVVFNATYDFAEEKWKALHATGMYRAQKFAENLYYHELAKGLRQLGYDIANTPTGFEIQGVPQSVVARFSKRHQQIDAETKKRIEEEGLRGNEKALREQVAHDKRRRKIKNLPAEQLRPRWSAEMPESERSALANLTPEKLTAQPPPLPSEKTDLSALVTWADAHLFERRSVVGDYELMSAALERGRGENFGLSDLEKQVSERDYVRDAKSRKLTSREALTCELSLVIDAQGGMRKHAAFNTTHQAAPALSAEQCTAVTRILRSRDFITVFQGGAGTGKSFTLREVVRGLEAARHPVFIVTPQHQQAEDLRRDGLKANTLAKLLVGGADAHLRRGAVVIVDEAGQVGGRDMRALTDRVRACGGRLILSGDTRQQGAVAASDALRAIELHTNLQTVHLRSIRRQDPQAAQSGKEKAFIKKYRSAVKATSEGRLSDSFDKLDALGCIRELDAKERMAELAREYCAALYRGEKVLAVAQTWAEVRAANAAIRERLKNEGKLSEGTAVESLQSLDLSEAQKCDARFYAADAKVWFVRDYGRFKRGDCCEVAGADEHGVALRKDGRTTTVSHRYADRFVVVKTHQQELARGDRLLMKFNGYSIEGTPIRNGELVTICRVLKDKSIRIRDDVGTIKTLSSAQKMFVPGYAVTSYASQGKTVDTVLVSHDAEQAPINRQQWYVGISRGRRKVVVFTGDKEALRLNVERESDRELALSIRPDEATTARLRERLMEEHQHRLTLQAQERLHESVRQWVSPPLPQQQQQSTNRGIRI; encoded by the coding sequence GTGCTGAGTCCGAAGCCGCAGTTAAATCTTGCCAACGCACTTGGGTATTTTCGCGAGCATTTGTCCACGGGCGATTACTACATGGATGGTCATGTGGTCGCCGGTCAGTGGCGTGGCATCGCCGCGTCGATGCTCGGTTTGAAAGGTGTTGTCACTGAGGAAAAGTTTCTCGCGATGTGCCAGGGTTTTCATCCCGACACGGGCCAGCGTCTGACCATGCGGCACAATACGACGCGCCGCGATAGCGGGCACACGGTGTCGAATCGCCGCGTGTTTTATGACTTCACAATCAGTCCGCCGAAGTCGGTTTCAGTTGTCGCGCTGTATCAAGATGCCCGCATTGTTGAACTCCACGATCACGCGACTCGCGTGATGATGGACGAACTTGAAAAGTTCGCCGAGACGCGCGTGCGTAAAGACGGCGCAAACGGCGAGCGTGTGACCGGCGGAGTCGCCGCCGCGTTGTTCAGGCATGACACGAGCCGGGAACTCGACCCCCATTTGCACACGCACTGCGTGGTGTTCAACGCGACCTATGATTTTGCCGAGGAAAAGTGGAAGGCGCTTCATGCGACGGGCATGTATCGCGCGCAAAAGTTTGCGGAAAATCTCTACTATCACGAGTTGGCAAAAGGCCTCCGGCAACTCGGCTACGACATCGCCAACACACCAACCGGATTTGAAATTCAAGGGGTGCCGCAAAGCGTGGTCGCCCGGTTTTCCAAGCGACATCAACAGATCGACGCGGAGACGAAAAAGCGCATCGAGGAAGAAGGACTGCGCGGCAACGAAAAGGCACTGCGCGAGCAAGTGGCGCACGACAAGCGACGTCGCAAAATCAAGAACCTGCCGGCGGAGCAACTGCGCCCGCGCTGGTCCGCGGAAATGCCGGAATCCGAACGCTCGGCCTTGGCCAATCTCACCCCGGAAAAGTTGACTGCGCAGCCGCCTCCGCTGCCGTCCGAGAAAACCGACCTGTCCGCATTGGTGACGTGGGCGGACGCACACTTGTTTGAGCGCCGCTCGGTCGTCGGCGACTATGAGTTGATGTCCGCCGCGCTGGAGCGTGGTCGCGGTGAAAACTTCGGTCTTTCCGACTTGGAGAAACAAGTGTCGGAGCGCGATTACGTCCGCGATGCGAAGTCGCGCAAATTGACCTCGCGCGAGGCGCTGACCTGCGAACTGTCGCTCGTCATCGACGCGCAAGGTGGGATGCGTAAACACGCCGCGTTCAACACAACGCACCAGGCCGCGCCGGCGCTTTCGGCGGAGCAGTGCACTGCGGTCACGCGCATTTTGCGCAGCCGCGACTTCATCACGGTGTTTCAGGGCGGCGCGGGCACGGGCAAAAGTTTCACGTTGCGCGAGGTGGTGCGCGGACTGGAGGCGGCGCGGCATCCGGTATTCATTGTCACCCCGCAACACCAGCAGGCGGAGGATTTGCGCCGCGACGGGTTAAAGGCAAACACGCTTGCGAAGTTGCTCGTCGGCGGGGCGGACGCGCATTTGCGGCGCGGCGCGGTCGTGATTGTCGATGAGGCCGGACAGGTCGGCGGGCGCGACATGCGCGCGTTGACCGACCGGGTGCGGGCGTGCGGCGGACGGCTGATTTTGTCGGGTGACACACGACAGCAAGGCGCGGTTGCTGCGTCGGACGCGCTGCGCGCAATCGAGCTGCACACGAATTTGCAAACCGTGCATCTACGCTCGATTCGCCGGCAAGACCCGCAAGCCGCGCAGTCGGGAAAAGAAAAGGCGTTTATCAAAAAATACCGCTCGGCTGTGAAGGCGACGTCCGAGGGCCGTTTGTCGGACTCATTCGACAAACTGGACGCGCTCGGATGCATCCGCGAACTCGACGCGAAGGAGCGCATGGCGGAGCTGGCGCGCGAATATTGCGCGGCGCTTTATCGCGGCGAAAAAGTGCTCGCCGTCGCCCAGACTTGGGCCGAAGTGCGCGCGGCGAATGCGGCGATCCGCGAACGCTTGAAAAATGAGGGCAAGCTGAGTGAGGGCACGGCAGTCGAGTCGCTGCAATCACTTGATTTGAGCGAGGCACAGAAATGCGATGCCCGGTTTTATGCCGCCGATGCGAAGGTGTGGTTTGTGCGCGATTACGGGCGGTTCAAACGCGGTGACTGCTGCGAGGTCGCCGGCGCGGATGAGCACGGCGTGGCCTTGAGAAAAGACGGACGAACCACGACGGTAAGCCACCGCTACGCGGACAGGTTTGTGGTGGTGAAGACGCATCAGCAGGAGTTGGCGCGCGGGGATCGGCTGCTGATGAAATTTAATGGATACTCAATCGAAGGAACCCCGATACGGAACGGCGAACTGGTGACGATATGTCGTGTGTTAAAAGACAAAAGCATCCGTATCCGAGACGACGTTGGCACGATAAAAACACTCTCGTCGGCGCAGAAAATGTTCGTGCCCGGTTACGCGGTGACTTCGTATGCCTCACAGGGCAAAACCGTCGACACCGTGCTCGTTTCCCACGACGCCGAGCAAGCGCCGATCAACCGCCAGCAATGGTATGTTGGAATCTCGCGAGGGCGTCGGAAAGTCGTCGTGTTCACCGGCGACAAGGAAGCGCTACGTCTGAACGTGGAGCGCGAATCCGACCGCGAACTCGCGCTGTCGATCAGGCCCGACGAGGCGACCACTGCGCGCCTGCGCGAAAGACTTATGGAGGAGCATCAGCACCGGTTGACGCTGCAAGCGCAGGAACGCCTGCACGAATCAGTCCGGCAATGGGTGTCGCCACCCCTTCCCCAACAACAGCAACAATCAACAAATAGAGGAATACGAATATGA
- a CDS encoding AAA family ATPase yields MNTETDKTWFEARREQLRNLGAHLHKHIKGQAHVIGRVESVLRRGELGLAHPGRPKGSFLFVGPTGVGKTEITNAFTGYLFAGAKPIRFDMSEYQNQSSVEKLIGEKVGDIGLLGRALAKADCGTLLFDEVEKAHPLVLDLFLQILDDASITLATGERKNLSQFYVVFTSNIGASEAMRMQSAPFASIERTVMARVGQQLRPELVGRMTEKIVFARLGFDVQREICETMIAAELARLQKLGHELKVTLDDIEAILREGVHKTLGARPMRGAVERFLQEKITSNLLKGV; encoded by the coding sequence ATGAATACAGAAACCGATAAAACTTGGTTTGAGGCGCGCCGCGAACAACTTCGCAATCTTGGCGCGCATTTGCACAAGCATATCAAGGGGCAGGCGCACGTCATTGGGCGTGTCGAATCCGTGCTGCGGCGGGGCGAGCTCGGCCTCGCGCATCCGGGGCGCCCGAAAGGTTCGTTTCTGTTTGTCGGACCGACTGGTGTCGGAAAAACTGAAATCACAAATGCGTTCACGGGGTATCTTTTCGCGGGTGCGAAGCCCATCCGCTTCGACATGTCAGAATACCAGAACCAATCGTCGGTCGAAAAATTGATCGGCGAAAAAGTCGGCGACATAGGGTTGCTTGGCCGTGCGCTCGCGAAAGCGGACTGCGGAACGCTGCTCTTCGATGAAGTGGAAAAAGCGCATCCGCTCGTGCTCGACTTGTTCCTGCAAATACTCGATGACGCGAGCATCACGCTTGCCACAGGCGAACGAAAAAATCTTTCGCAGTTTTATGTGGTGTTCACCTCAAACATCGGCGCGTCGGAGGCCATGCGGATGCAGTCGGCACCGTTTGCGAGCATCGAACGCACGGTGATGGCGCGCGTCGGCCAGCAACTCCGCCCCGAATTGGTCGGACGTATGACAGAGAAAATTGTTTTCGCCCGTTTGGGCTTCGACGTTCAGCGCGAGATTTGCGAAACAATGATCGCGGCTGAATTGGCACGCCTGCAAAAACTCGGGCATGAATTGAAGGTCACGCTGGATGACATCGAGGCGATCTTACGCGAGGGTGTTCACAAAACCCTCGGGGCACGCCCCATGCGCGGCGCGGTGGAGCGGTTTTTGCAGGAGAAGATTACCTCGAATCTACTCAAGGGAGTTTGA
- a CDS encoding phosphoribosyltransferase-like protein, producing the protein MGWNFEEDNQETRWLRMMAGFKYDSYRDFWAGARFVESLLKWLQQFDPDDRRKAYDLIRHKLIFLSFTEIEHLVRRTRPVYVHNVLLNRVSLKTSIPKYLVWAKPETKKYYDDTLARTLFIGLSDGARIDGFRRASAGIISNEQVVFNYELSDDKWKDTLSELRKRTGDSEAKFEVLFLIDDFTASGKSLLRCEESEWKGKLTKFAVRFREKNEMFSDSCSIAVHHYIGTTKAKENIERLLKEASTPKGPPKWFPTPVVTTYDLLLNLDVSLTRTQDRELDALLDKYYDPAIITKSLEVGGTDVKFGFANCGLPLILEHNTPNNSIGLLWAETPQTSVSSNRKMHALFRRRQRHF; encoded by the coding sequence ATGGGATGGAACTTCGAGGAAGATAATCAAGAAACTCGATGGCTCCGGATGATGGCTGGATTTAAATATGACTCCTATCGTGATTTTTGGGCCGGTGCTCGTTTTGTAGAGTCATTATTGAAATGGCTTCAGCAGTTCGATCCTGATGATCGACGAAAAGCCTATGATCTCATTAGGCATAAACTAATATTTTTGAGCTTTACTGAAATTGAACATCTCGTTCGTCGTACTCGACCGGTCTACGTTCACAATGTTCTCCTAAATAGAGTTTCTCTAAAAACGAGTATTCCAAAATACTTAGTATGGGCAAAACCTGAAACTAAGAAGTATTATGATGACACACTAGCACGAACACTGTTTATTGGTCTTAGCGACGGCGCGAGGATTGACGGTTTCCGGCGGGCAAGTGCTGGTATTATCAGCAATGAACAAGTTGTGTTCAATTATGAGTTATCCGATGACAAATGGAAAGACACGCTTAGTGAGTTGAGAAAACGCACAGGTGATTCCGAAGCAAAATTCGAAGTATTGTTTCTCATAGACGATTTTACTGCTAGCGGGAAAAGTTTATTGCGATGTGAAGAATCCGAATGGAAGGGGAAATTAACAAAATTTGCTGTACGCTTTCGCGAAAAAAATGAAATGTTTTCCGATTCATGTAGTATTGCGGTTCACCATTATATTGGAACTACAAAGGCTAAAGAGAATATTGAGCGTCTACTAAAGGAGGCATCCACGCCTAAAGGTCCTCCAAAATGGTTTCCAACCCCAGTTGTAACAACTTACGATTTGCTTTTAAATCTAGATGTTTCGCTCACACGAACACAAGATAGAGAGCTTGATGCGCTGCTAGATAAATATTATGATCCAGCTATTATAACTAAGAGCCTTGAAGTTGGCGGAACTGACGTAAAATTCGGTTTTGCCAACTGTGGGCTCCCTCTAATATTAGAACACAATACTCCTAATAATTCTATTGGATTACTGTGGGCCGAAACGCCACAAACGTCAGTATCTTCCAACCGAAAAATGCACGCCCTCTTTCGGCGTCGCCAAAGACATTTTTGA
- a CDS encoding transposase, which translates to MPRALRIQHPGARYHVINRGNYRFGIFATEGAAKAFIKTLFEAVRHYGWILHAYVLMKNHYHLALETPRPNLVEGMQWLQGTFSNRFNRFRKQRGHVFQGRYKALILEDTAVLARVVDYIHLNPVRAGIVDPDHVEKYPYSSLGDFLKKTRLAGMECEQWLRERGQHEDSVNAIRGYIKYLKQMGADKQEQKRAGLEKLSRGWALGTHGWKQALARELSQRVFVEGMSGEEVAEIKEHHRQDELAKALALEKKTPMDAQAKPLKRDWKMRVARKLRAGGIPVGWISKNLNIGKPATLRSYLSRDAAGGQTYRQAST; encoded by the coding sequence ATGCCCCGCGCCCTGAGAATCCAGCATCCCGGAGCCCGTTACCATGTGATCAATCGTGGCAATTACCGGTTCGGCATCTTCGCAACGGAGGGGGCAGCAAAAGCATTCATCAAGACGCTATTTGAGGCAGTGCGACATTACGGCTGGATACTCCACGCCTACGTGCTGATGAAAAACCATTACCATCTCGCGCTGGAAACGCCACGCCCGAATCTGGTCGAGGGAATGCAATGGCTTCAAGGCACGTTCTCAAACCGGTTCAACCGTTTTCGGAAACAACGCGGGCATGTCTTTCAAGGTCGTTACAAGGCGCTGATTCTTGAGGATACAGCTGTTTTGGCCCGAGTAGTCGATTACATACACCTCAATCCGGTGAGAGCGGGGATTGTCGATCCCGACCACGTGGAGAAATACCCATACAGCAGCTTGGGCGATTTCTTGAAAAAAACGCGCCTGGCTGGCATGGAATGCGAACAATGGCTCCGCGAACGAGGCCAGCACGAAGACAGTGTCAATGCCATCCGCGGCTACATAAAATACTTGAAACAGATGGGCGCTGACAAACAGGAGCAAAAGAGGGCGGGATTGGAAAAACTCTCGCGCGGATGGGCGCTGGGAACCCACGGCTGGAAACAGGCGCTGGCAAGGGAATTGAGCCAGCGAGTGTTTGTGGAGGGCATGAGCGGGGAGGAGGTCGCGGAAATCAAAGAGCACCACCGGCAGGATGAACTGGCAAAGGCGCTTGCTCTCGAAAAAAAGACGCCAATGGATGCGCAAGCCAAGCCGCTTAAGCGGGACTGGAAAATGAGGGTGGCTCGAAAACTAAGGGCTGGGGGAATACCGGTTGGGTGGATATCGAAGAACCTGAATATCGGAAAACCGGCCACACTGCGCAGCTACCTGAGCCGGGACGCGGCAGGCGGACAAACTTACCGACAAGCATCAACCTGA
- a CDS encoding type IV secretory system conjugative DNA transfer family protein encodes MSSHFILAVVSLGCALAVHRIGMSPSATWAMSAVFGVFAIWQVACGVSARPGRLRAKPILTLGGFAWSLNDFCRGWLVTGETGSGKTLSAINAMLWQVSKNCPNWGGICIDDKGLYWETLSAMFRHLGREEDLILLQVRPDGAPADWEPPHTFNYLEDARLPYSAKAKDVCDVASSLGQDGDQSFFKTQAEIQMGFAFQALACAGMDVTLNNAYDLLSSDDEMQDIIDMLDDRNTPESRELMDHYHTQIASQPAEQLGGVRGTLANRLKHFTPPDIAKVFCSKKSTFSFSDIDHGKVICISIPQRFKTERRYIHTLLKLVFYSHVLLRFDRPSKARAGDNLLVLWADEAQKIVTANNDGTSDYNVVDVMREAKATVVAATQSYTSLIPPIGDEKKAKVFIANMANRVMFKAADEESAKIAADTLGKKKYRKRTYGYSAGKRTTSFSEEEKYYIEPHEFRRLRKFQAVVQHCEMGFRRVTLPPREADGRVSGWFRK; translated from the coding sequence ATGTCGAGTCATTTTATCCTCGCTGTTGTGAGCCTCGGTTGCGCGCTTGCCGTGCATCGCATCGGCATGTCGCCAAGCGCAACATGGGCAATGTCGGCGGTGTTTGGCGTGTTTGCAATCTGGCAAGTGGCGTGCGGCGTGAGTGCGCGGCCCGGACGTTTGCGCGCGAAACCGATTTTGACGCTGGGAGGGTTTGCGTGGTCGCTGAATGATTTTTGCCGCGGGTGGCTTGTAACCGGAGAAACGGGAAGCGGCAAAACGCTCTCGGCAATCAACGCGATGCTCTGGCAGGTCTCGAAAAATTGTCCGAATTGGGGAGGTATCTGCATCGACGACAAGGGGCTTTATTGGGAAACCCTCTCGGCGATGTTTCGGCATTTGGGACGCGAGGAGGATTTGATTTTGTTGCAAGTGCGACCAGACGGCGCACCCGCCGATTGGGAGCCACCGCACACGTTTAATTATTTGGAGGATGCGCGGCTGCCCTACTCCGCGAAGGCGAAGGATGTGTGCGATGTGGCGTCCTCGCTCGGGCAGGATGGAGACCAGTCGTTTTTCAAGACGCAGGCGGAAATCCAGATGGGGTTTGCGTTTCAGGCGCTGGCGTGCGCCGGCATGGACGTCACTCTTAACAACGCCTATGATCTGCTCTCATCGGATGACGAGATGCAGGACATCATCGACATGCTGGATGACAGAAACACACCGGAGTCGCGCGAGTTGATGGATCATTACCACACGCAAATCGCCAGCCAGCCCGCAGAGCAGTTGGGCGGCGTGCGCGGCACGCTCGCGAACCGACTGAAACACTTCACGCCGCCGGACATCGCCAAGGTATTTTGTTCGAAGAAATCGACGTTTTCGTTTTCGGATATCGACCATGGAAAGGTGATTTGTATTTCGATTCCGCAACGCTTCAAAACGGAGCGGAGATATATTCACACGCTGCTCAAGCTCGTGTTTTATTCGCATGTGCTGCTGCGTTTTGATCGTCCGTCGAAGGCGCGCGCGGGCGACAACCTGCTCGTTCTGTGGGCGGACGAGGCGCAGAAAATCGTCACGGCGAATAACGACGGCACGAGCGATTACAATGTCGTGGACGTGATGCGCGAGGCGAAAGCGACTGTCGTTGCAGCGACGCAAAGTTACACGTCGCTCATCCCGCCGATTGGCGACGAGAAGAAAGCGAAGGTGTTTATCGCAAACATGGCAAACCGCGTGATGTTCAAGGCCGCCGATGAGGAGTCGGCAAAGATCGCCGCCGACACGCTTGGCAAAAAGAAATACCGGAAACGCACGTATGGATATTCGGCGGGCAAGCGAACCACGTCGTTTTCAGAGGAGGAGAAATATTACATCGAGCCGCATGAGTTTCGGCGGTTGCGGAAGTTTCAGGCGGTCGTGCAGCACTGCGAGATGGGGTTCCGGCGGGTGACGCTGCCGCCACGTGAGGCCGATGGGCGCGTGAGCGGGTGGTTTCGAAAATGA
- a CDS encoding PfkB family carbohydrate kinase, giving the protein MAAVIPSRPSPISDNPTPTSVGSGFLALDLLLIGKDRIRANERYAGGSCGNVLSILSYFEWNSYPVARLGKDRCAQNVIDDLREFGVKTDFVFRSSAAVTPVVIVRIAQRRDGTIGPRFEWKYPNSEKWLPRYQPFPKRKAEEVLPNLPHASIFYFDRAEKSALVMASAMRQKGAVVFFEPSSCKHDELFTECLAVSDIVKYSADRIDRIPRNPASKLPKLEIQTLGREGLRYRLKTNSTTPGAWHTIPAFVVKQFVDSTGCGDWCSAGIIHQLCKNGRGSFLGADRTKIVESLEYGQALAAVNCQYQGARGPMYHLSLDELNEKVRSLINAQDA; this is encoded by the coding sequence ATGGCTGCTGTAATTCCATCTCGTCCTTCTCCGATATCTGATAACCCGACGCCTACCTCGGTTGGGTCGGGATTCCTTGCCTTGGACTTATTGTTGATTGGTAAGGATCGCATTCGCGCAAATGAACGCTATGCAGGAGGATCGTGTGGAAACGTCTTGAGCATTCTTTCGTATTTTGAGTGGAATTCTTATCCGGTGGCTCGATTAGGAAAAGACCGTTGTGCGCAAAATGTAATTGATGATCTCAGGGAATTTGGGGTCAAAACAGATTTCGTTTTCCGTTCCAGCGCAGCCGTTACACCTGTTGTTATTGTGCGTATCGCACAGCGCCGAGACGGTACCATCGGTCCCCGATTTGAGTGGAAGTATCCCAATTCCGAAAAATGGCTTCCGCGATATCAACCATTCCCTAAGAGGAAGGCCGAAGAAGTTCTTCCTAACTTACCGCACGCAAGCATCTTCTATTTTGACCGTGCAGAAAAAAGCGCATTGGTAATGGCGTCAGCTATGCGTCAAAAAGGAGCCGTTGTCTTTTTCGAGCCATCTTCCTGCAAGCACGATGAACTATTCACAGAATGTCTCGCTGTTTCAGACATTGTTAAATATTCAGCGGATCGAATTGACCGTATCCCGCGTAATCCAGCATCAAAATTGCCAAAATTGGAAATCCAGACACTTGGCCGAGAGGGGCTTCGTTATCGGTTGAAGACAAATTCTACAACGCCAGGCGCATGGCATACAATACCAGCATTTGTGGTAAAGCAATTTGTCGATTCCACTGGATGCGGCGACTGGTGCAGTGCTGGCATTATTCATCAGCTTTGTAAAAACGGTAGAGGCTCTTTCCTCGGGGCGGATCGAACAAAAATCGTTGAATCACTTGAGTATGGACAGGCATTGGCTGCTGTTAATTGCCAGTATCAGGGTGCTCGAGGCCCCATGTATCATTTGTCACTGGATGAACTTAACGAAAAAGTGCGTAGCCTTATCAATGCACAAGACGCATAG